The Thalassotalea sp. HSM 43 genome window below encodes:
- a CDS encoding TauD/TfdA dioxygenase family protein, with translation MTMKITPFSPKCGVTINNVNLANLTDREFLVIKQAFIEHGLVFFRDQNISPEQHKQLALRFGSIVKNKIFKSLPGYPDIAVVSKDKNQTTNIGGGWHTDHSYDDEPAMASILVARKLPSQGGATKFANMYAAYDGLSPGLQHTLASINALHANDHLYGKGGYFDGTDLADKLAENVEVSAAKHPAIIVHPESKRKVLYVNKGHTVGFEHWHTDEAFALLNYLYEHGSKAEYTCEFNWQPGSIAIWDNRCTWHFANNDYQGEERVLHRITIAGKPLSGVLL, from the coding sequence ATGACCATGAAAATTACCCCCTTTAGCCCTAAATGTGGCGTTACAATTAACAATGTAAATTTGGCCAACCTTACCGACCGTGAATTTTTAGTCATTAAGCAAGCGTTTATCGAACATGGCTTAGTCTTTTTCCGAGATCAAAATATATCTCCAGAACAACATAAACAACTGGCATTGCGCTTTGGCAGCATTGTCAAAAATAAGATATTTAAATCATTGCCTGGTTATCCTGACATAGCTGTGGTGAGCAAAGATAAGAATCAAACAACCAATATTGGTGGTGGCTGGCATACTGATCATTCCTACGATGATGAACCGGCTATGGCATCAATATTAGTCGCTCGGAAATTACCATCGCAAGGGGGAGCAACTAAGTTTGCCAACATGTATGCTGCCTATGATGGTTTATCGCCGGGTTTACAACACACTCTAGCAAGCATTAATGCATTGCATGCCAATGATCATTTATACGGCAAAGGCGGCTATTTTGATGGCACCGATTTAGCCGATAAGCTCGCTGAAAATGTCGAAGTCAGCGCTGCGAAACATCCCGCTATCATTGTCCACCCTGAAAGTAAACGCAAAGTTCTGTATGTCAACAAAGGCCATACAGTTGGATTTGAACACTGGCATACTGACGAGGCATTTGCCTTGCTGAATTACCTATACGAACACGGCAGCAAAGCAGAATATACTTGTGAATTTAATTGGCAGCCCGGGTCCATTGCTATTTGGGATAATCGCTGCACCTGGCACTTTGCAAACAATGATTATCAAGGTGAAGAACGCGTATTACATCGAATAACCATAGCCGGAAAACCATTATCCGGTGTTTTACTTTAA
- a CDS encoding SDR family NAD(P)-dependent oxidoreductase: MNQYKNSVAVITGAASGIGLALASRLAEQGCHLALADRDINGLEAAKQQIEALGVRCLIEDLDVADNSAFLAFAANVEKEFSEINYLFNNAGVSLIDSVENQSLDDFHWLMNINFWGVVHGTNAFLPALKRAPKAHIINVSSLFGLLSLPLTSAYNASKFAVRGFSESLKMEMAGTNVSVHCVHPGGIKTNITNNAKVTAKSVTKSEILEGFNKQAITTPEQAADAILAGVENKNRRILVGKDAKLLDKIVRWFPNSYEKLLGFEKGVLKSRKGNS; the protein is encoded by the coding sequence ATGAATCAGTATAAAAATTCGGTTGCGGTTATTACCGGCGCTGCATCAGGCATTGGCTTAGCATTGGCAAGCAGATTAGCCGAACAAGGATGTCATCTTGCCTTGGCGGATCGTGATATCAATGGCTTAGAAGCGGCGAAGCAACAAATCGAAGCGCTAGGGGTTAGATGCTTGATTGAAGATCTAGATGTGGCTGATAACAGCGCATTTCTAGCATTTGCAGCAAACGTTGAAAAGGAGTTTTCTGAAATCAATTACCTTTTCAATAATGCTGGGGTCAGTTTAATCGACTCGGTAGAGAATCAGTCGCTTGACGACTTTCATTGGTTAATGAACATCAATTTTTGGGGCGTTGTACATGGTACAAATGCGTTTTTGCCCGCTCTTAAACGTGCACCAAAAGCACACATTATTAATGTATCAAGCTTGTTTGGCTTGTTATCGTTGCCATTAACCAGTGCTTATAATGCTTCCAAATTTGCCGTTAGAGGTTTCTCTGAATCATTGAAAATGGAAATGGCTGGTACGAATGTCTCGGTACATTGTGTGCACCCGGGCGGTATAAAAACCAATATAACCAATAACGCAAAAGTCACCGCAAAATCCGTCACTAAAAGTGAGATCCTTGAGGGTTTTAACAAACAAGCGATCACCACGCCTGAGCAGGCTGCTGATGCTATTTTAGCTGGTGTTGAAAACAAAAATAGACGTATTTTAGTTGGCAAGGATGCCAAACTGTTAGATAAAATTGTTCGTTGGTTTCCAAACAGTTATGAAAAACTATTGGGTTTTGAAAAGGGCGTGTTAAAGAGTAGGAAGGGCAATAGTTAA
- a CDS encoding iron-containing alcohol dehydrogenase — protein MKAFVFETTKSIVSEIGAIKHIATICNKLNIAKPLIVTDQGIVDCGLLTSIMSSLNDANISAQIFSDVSADPQDALIERVVEFAQQHAVDGVIGFGGGSSMDTAKLVALLASSDEQLQDIYGIEQIKGERFPLVLIPTTAGTGSEVTPIAIVTTGETTKAGVVSAKLLPDVALLDAELTLKLPAHVTAATGIDAMVHAIEAYTSAIKKNPYSDLLAKQALQLLSENIVEATFNGKNLAARQAMLLGACLAGQAFANAPVAAVHALAYPLGGHFHIPHGLSNSLVLPHVLRFNISAASELYAQLAPFIDNTICMSQSQQQITHALIDYIAKLIKQLNLPTSLKYLGVKYADLDTLANDAMLQTRLLVNNPKPVNLADAKDIYLLAYKGF, from the coding sequence ATGAAAGCATTCGTTTTTGAAACCACAAAATCAATCGTCAGCGAAATAGGCGCAATTAAACACATTGCGACTATTTGTAACAAGCTTAACATTGCAAAGCCGCTGATTGTGACTGATCAGGGGATTGTTGACTGCGGCTTACTTACCTCAATAATGAGCAGTCTAAATGATGCCAATATTAGCGCTCAGATCTTCTCTGACGTTAGCGCTGATCCGCAAGATGCGCTGATCGAACGAGTGGTTGAATTTGCGCAACAACATGCAGTCGATGGGGTCATAGGCTTTGGTGGTGGCAGTTCTATGGACACCGCCAAATTAGTCGCGCTGTTAGCCTCTAGTGACGAGCAACTGCAGGATATATACGGCATAGAGCAGATTAAGGGTGAACGTTTTCCTCTAGTACTGATACCAACCACAGCAGGCACAGGTTCTGAAGTGACCCCTATTGCCATTGTCACCACAGGCGAGACTACCAAAGCTGGTGTCGTTTCAGCAAAATTGCTTCCGGATGTGGCGTTACTTGATGCCGAATTGACCTTGAAGTTACCAGCTCATGTAACAGCTGCGACTGGGATAGACGCTATGGTTCATGCCATTGAAGCCTACACCAGTGCAATTAAAAAGAACCCTTATTCGGATCTATTGGCAAAACAAGCGTTGCAATTGCTGTCTGAAAATATTGTTGAGGCGACGTTTAATGGCAAAAATTTGGCAGCAAGACAAGCGATGTTGTTGGGTGCATGTCTAGCAGGCCAAGCATTTGCTAATGCACCCGTCGCGGCAGTGCACGCCTTGGCGTATCCATTGGGGGGACACTTTCATATTCCACATGGCTTGAGTAACTCGCTTGTATTGCCGCATGTCTTACGTTTTAACATCAGTGCAGCCAGTGAATTGTATGCTCAGCTAGCGCCTTTCATCGACAACACCATCTGTATGTCGCAAAGCCAGCAACAGATAACACATGCTCTGATTGATTATATTGCCAAGTTAATTAAGCAACTGAATTTACCGACCAGCCTTAAATATCTAGGTGTTAAATACGCTGATTTAGATACCTTAGCGAACGACGCTATGTTGCAAACTCGTTTATTGGTTAATAACCCAAAACCTGTGAACTTAGCCGATGCAAAAGATATTTATTTATTGGCCTATAAAGGCTTTTAA
- a CDS encoding class II aldolase/adducin family protein, with the protein MNKSTNDAVMNTKGNAPSIHEGDTIAEIREHRKRALVAAFRLFGKFGFDEGLAGHITVRDPEKLDHFWVNPMAVSFKQMTLSKLLLVNHQGDVVEGDGLLNGAAFAIHSQIHQAHPNINAAAHAHSLYGKAWSSLARTLDPITQDACAFYQDHVLFDDFTGVVLDQSEGKRIADAITNNKAAILQNHGLLTVGLTVEAAAWWFITMERSCQTQLLAEAAGTPTIITNEAAQSAHQVVGSELAGFFSFMPMFQVICAEQPQMFE; encoded by the coding sequence ATGAACAAATCAACCAACGATGCGGTCATGAATACCAAAGGCAATGCACCTAGCATTCATGAGGGCGATACTATTGCGGAGATTCGCGAGCATCGAAAAAGAGCCTTAGTGGCGGCATTTCGACTATTTGGTAAATTTGGTTTTGATGAAGGCTTAGCTGGACATATTACCGTACGCGATCCTGAAAAACTCGACCATTTTTGGGTAAATCCTATGGCGGTGTCGTTTAAACAAATGACCCTATCGAAATTATTGTTAGTTAACCATCAAGGGGACGTGGTCGAAGGAGATGGTCTATTAAATGGCGCAGCGTTTGCCATCCATTCGCAGATTCACCAAGCTCACCCTAATATTAACGCCGCTGCCCACGCTCACTCTCTTTATGGTAAGGCGTGGTCGTCGTTAGCGAGAACTCTTGACCCTATTACCCAAGATGCATGCGCATTTTATCAAGACCATGTGTTATTTGATGATTTTACTGGCGTGGTTTTGGATCAAAGTGAAGGTAAACGAATTGCCGATGCGATCACAAATAATAAAGCGGCGATTCTACAGAACCACGGCTTACTTACGGTTGGTCTTACGGTTGAAGCAGCTGCATGGTGGTTTATAACGATGGAAAGAAGCTGTCAGACGCAATTATTGGCTGAAGCCGCAGGTACACCAACAATCATTACCAATGAAGCTGCGCAATCTGCACATCAAGTTGTGGGCAGTGAATTGGCCGGTTTTTTTAGTTTTATGCCAATGTTTCAGGTCATTTGTGCAGAGCAACCGCAGATGTTTGAGTAA
- a CDS encoding alpha/beta fold hydrolase, with the protein MSDLNANKQCQEAIVNVNGIDIAYQLYGASDHPTLVLIHGLGAPLTAWPMAMVEQFVERGFQVLLFDNRDIGYSQQLEHLKIPNLAWLVVKSKLGLPINVPYKLEDMMRDTIALVDHLNIKNFHLIGASMGGMIAQLLAIHYPHRVKTLTSIMSTTGNKTLPKMSDEVKHIFSAKPDSNSEQDIVKFNVQKWRIIGSPDYPAREHYLNNYVKGLVRRGLYGKGTLRQMLAVMAGKNREKQLAEMNVPTLVLHGGADPLIRVACGEATAQSIRNATLKIYPGMGHDFPVELLPSIVSDISGHIQTHIKTKKDQCDESV; encoded by the coding sequence GTGAGTGATCTGAATGCCAACAAACAATGCCAAGAAGCAATCGTTAATGTCAATGGTATAGATATCGCTTATCAACTTTACGGTGCTAGTGACCATCCTACGTTAGTGTTAATCCATGGCCTTGGTGCGCCACTGACCGCGTGGCCCATGGCTATGGTTGAGCAATTTGTTGAACGGGGCTTTCAGGTTTTATTGTTTGATAACCGAGATATCGGTTATTCACAACAACTTGAGCATCTTAAAATACCAAATCTGGCATGGCTGGTGGTTAAATCGAAACTTGGTTTACCGATTAATGTACCTTATAAGCTCGAAGACATGATGAGGGATACCATAGCCTTAGTCGATCATCTTAATATCAAGAACTTCCATCTAATTGGCGCATCAATGGGGGGGATGATCGCGCAATTACTCGCCATTCATTATCCGCATCGAGTTAAGACGTTAACGTCGATCATGTCGACAACCGGCAATAAAACGTTACCGAAGATGAGCGATGAGGTGAAACACATTTTCAGTGCTAAGCCAGACTCTAATAGTGAACAGGATATCGTTAAATTTAATGTACAAAAGTGGCGAATTATCGGCAGTCCAGACTATCCCGCACGAGAGCATTACCTAAACAACTACGTTAAAGGGCTTGTGCGTCGAGGTCTTTATGGTAAAGGAACGTTGCGACAGATGTTGGCGGTCATGGCAGGAAAAAACCGCGAGAAACAGCTCGCTGAAATGAACGTGCCTACCTTAGTGTTGCATGGCGGCGCTGACCCCCTTATTCGCGTCGCATGTGGTGAAGCCACTGCTCAGTCAATTCGCAACGCAACATTAAAAATATACCCTGGAATGGGGCATGATTTTCCCGTTGAACTGCTACCATCTATCGTCTCCGATATCAGCGGTCATATCCAAACCCATATAAAAACAAAAAAGGACCAATGTGATGAATCAGTATAA
- a CDS encoding flavin-containing monooxygenase, translated as MNSAVNSGNEHFDVLIVGAGISGIGSAYHLQQQHPNKRFCILDGMESFGGTWLTHKYPGIRSDSDLFTFGYRFKPWTGKPIASGEEILNYMNEVISDNHLDDHIRYNHNVLTANWCNQSQLWTITAFDKATQQNKRFTANFLWMCQGYYKHDKGYTPKWDGMDEFAGELVHPQNWPENLDYQGKKVVIIGSGATAATLAPNIAGQSKHVTLLQRSPTYFFPRKNENELVEQLRKLNIDESWIHEIARQQILQEQAGFIKLAQDYPGEVKKALIDGVKAHLEPDFDVEKHFTPQYNPWRQRIAVVPEGDIFAGIRSGKASIKTDEIECFNAQGIQLKSGEQLDADIIISATGFNLSVLGGIEFSVDKQAINFAEKVGYRGLMFTDVPNMAWVMGYFRASWTLRVDLIGDFICRLLKHMDDKQVKQVTMTLREEDKDMELLPWINTDEFNPGYMLRSLHLMPKRGNKPEWQHTQDYWSEKDVLPNVNLDDELFVYR; from the coding sequence ATGAATTCAGCAGTTAATTCAGGCAATGAACATTTTGATGTGTTGATCGTAGGGGCCGGCATTTCAGGCATCGGATCGGCATATCATTTGCAGCAACAACATCCAAATAAACGCTTTTGTATATTGGATGGTATGGAAAGTTTTGGCGGTACCTGGTTAACACATAAATACCCAGGGATCCGTTCCGACAGTGACTTATTTACCTTTGGCTATCGCTTTAAACCATGGACAGGTAAGCCGATAGCGTCTGGTGAAGAGATTTTAAACTATATGAATGAAGTGATCAGTGATAATCATTTAGATGATCACATTCGTTATAACCATAATGTGTTAACCGCAAATTGGTGCAACCAAAGCCAGTTATGGACAATTACCGCCTTTGACAAAGCAACACAGCAAAACAAGCGATTTACGGCCAATTTTTTGTGGATGTGCCAAGGCTATTACAAGCACGATAAAGGTTATACCCCTAAATGGGATGGCATGGATGAATTTGCTGGCGAGTTGGTTCACCCGCAAAACTGGCCTGAAAATCTAGATTATCAAGGCAAAAAGGTCGTTATTATTGGTTCTGGAGCAACCGCTGCGACGTTGGCACCAAATATAGCAGGGCAGAGTAAACACGTCACATTGCTGCAGCGCTCACCAACCTATTTTTTCCCACGTAAAAATGAAAATGAATTAGTCGAACAGTTACGCAAACTTAATATTGATGAATCTTGGATTCATGAAATTGCACGCCAACAAATCCTGCAAGAGCAGGCAGGCTTTATTAAATTAGCTCAGGATTACCCTGGGGAAGTCAAAAAAGCTTTGATCGACGGTGTTAAGGCGCATCTAGAGCCAGATTTTGATGTTGAAAAACATTTTACGCCGCAATACAACCCTTGGCGACAACGAATTGCTGTCGTCCCTGAAGGGGATATTTTTGCCGGTATTCGTAGCGGTAAGGCAAGTATCAAAACAGACGAAATAGAGTGTTTTAATGCGCAAGGCATCCAACTCAAGTCCGGTGAACAGCTTGACGCGGATATCATTATTTCTGCCACCGGATTCAATCTATCGGTACTTGGTGGGATTGAATTTTCGGTTGATAAGCAAGCGATTAATTTTGCCGAAAAAGTTGGCTACAGAGGATTAATGTTTACCGATGTGCCAAATATGGCATGGGTTATGGGCTATTTTAGAGCAAGTTGGACACTGCGTGTCGATTTGATCGGTGACTTTATTTGTCGATTGTTAAAACACATGGATGACAAACAGGTTAAACAAGTCACCATGACGTTGCGCGAAGAAGACAAAGATATGGAGTTATTGCCATGGATTAACACCGACGAGTTTAATCCCGGTTATATGCTGCGTTCGTTGCACCTAATGCCAAAGCGTGGCAATAAACCTGAGTGGCAACACACTCAAGATTACTGGTCAGAAAAAGACGTACTGCCCAATGTCAATCTTGATGATGAACTGTTCGTGTACAGATAA
- a CDS encoding SDR family NAD(P)-dependent oxidoreductase: MELKNKVALVTGASSGVGAQTATQLAQNGVRVVINYANNKQGALKTQQHITSLGGQAEIYQADVRDQQQCTDLVEFAVATYQRLDIVINNAGYTQFVPHHELDLLSDDVWQQTLATNLLGPFYISRAAVPHLAISGGEIVMTSSIAGLTAHGSSIAYCASKSGLNNLTKTLAKTLGPQNIRVNAICPGLIDDKWAESGWGDNWQAAKDYTLAHSAIKRISQSSDVAASILAILIGSDNMTGQVIRLDSGLTL; the protein is encoded by the coding sequence GTGGAGTTGAAGAATAAAGTTGCGTTAGTAACCGGTGCGAGTTCCGGCGTTGGGGCACAAACGGCGACACAGCTTGCACAAAATGGTGTTCGCGTCGTTATTAACTATGCCAACAACAAACAAGGCGCGCTAAAAACCCAACAACATATTACATCCCTGGGTGGTCAAGCAGAGATTTATCAGGCTGATGTTCGTGACCAGCAACAATGTACAGACTTGGTTGAATTTGCTGTAGCAACCTATCAACGCTTAGACATCGTTATTAATAACGCCGGTTATACTCAATTTGTGCCGCATCATGAACTAGACCTTTTAAGCGACGACGTATGGCAACAGACCTTAGCGACCAATCTGCTTGGGCCGTTTTATATTAGTCGTGCTGCTGTTCCCCACCTAGCCATTAGCGGTGGTGAAATCGTCATGACATCAAGTATTGCCGGTTTAACAGCACATGGCAGTTCGATTGCATATTGCGCGTCAAAATCGGGGTTAAACAATCTAACCAAAACGTTGGCGAAAACCTTAGGGCCGCAAAACATTCGCGTCAATGCCATTTGCCCTGGCCTTATCGATGATAAATGGGCAGAAAGTGGCTGGGGTGATAATTGGCAGGCCGCTAAAGACTACACCCTAGCGCATTCAGCAATAAAACGTATTAGTCAGTCCAGTGATGTTGCTGCCAGTATTCTGGCTATTTTAATCGGATCCGATAACATGACAGGACAAGTCATTCGTTTAGATAGCGGCCTGACGTTATAA
- a CDS encoding acyl-CoA thioesterase, protein MTNTTQPLKDKDKDSYRYFFPITTRWMDNDMFGHVNNVNYYSFFDTVINQFLIEYAGFEPNNSQQIGFIVSSQCQYFHSLCYPEKLIGAVRVNRIGNSSVQYGVAIFKEHSNCAAATGQLTHVFVNRTTQTPESINEQMRAAMQRAMTNKDVYGE, encoded by the coding sequence ATGACAAACACAACACAACCACTTAAAGACAAAGATAAAGACAGTTATCGATACTTTTTTCCAATCACCACGCGGTGGATGGATAATGACATGTTTGGTCATGTCAACAATGTTAACTATTACTCATTTTTCGATACGGTTATTAATCAATTCTTAATTGAATATGCCGGCTTTGAGCCCAACAACAGCCAACAAATAGGATTTATTGTGTCATCACAATGCCAATATTTTCACTCGCTTTGTTACCCAGAAAAGTTGATTGGTGCAGTAAGAGTTAATCGTATTGGTAATAGCTCAGTACAGTATGGTGTGGCCATATTTAAAGAACACAGCAATTGCGCGGCGGCGACAGGGCAATTAACCCACGTGTTTGTCAATCGCACAACACAAACGCCTGAGTCAATTAATGAGCAAATGCGTGCGGCTATGCAGCGCGCTATGACCAATAAGGATGTTTACGGTGAGTGA
- a CDS encoding TonB-dependent receptor — translation MLVTGFSASGYAQEDAVDTDEAGIEVIQVTSTKRATSLMETGQAVSAFNADSMEDLGIDDAQGLVQYSPSLVITSNRVSIRGVGRPTTSLGSDPGVGIYTDGVYNTENGVFSYCNFCDVDRIEVLRGPQGTLYGRNAVGGAINFISTEPQKDFGGYINLEAGNDGYLLTQGQVTGGLGDIFSAIVTVSKKERDALQENIAEGVADLDDEDRTYYSATLKADWSENWTSSLRYMNTDRDENPSPGYLLDEYPTDYINIGPANLPGMYPNSVALNHLSGYTMANPAVDDENKINVDTVGHLSSETERFIFTNVITVGDIDVKYIYGDYTLDYDSLADGDVTNAAYGAMDFSMMFAETTGAFIPGGPFYLPNPITGEPITLASDMTTSIKQDVDTSSHELQFISNFDGNFNFIAGLYYYNSEESQYNDFVERGFGLMQGDAINAYYGSFPPEFGLPSDTGTFLGLPGVQLSLYQFNAALLGGAPFKATPEGDGGYLYSTQNELETTSKAVYGQIEYDMTNELTLTAGLRYSEDEKEGSDDVFTYLFVPQTQHKVKDDWSKVTWRLQADWQMNQDTLLYGYVATGYRSGGFNLGAAATDDPDLVDPEELTAFEVGYKKSMFDNRANLSLAAYYYDYTDLQVQSDKLESGVITSSFDNAAEASVLGLEAELQFLLTDDLVINTTYSYNESEYDEFTAIDSIACAFYGECEIQDLSGNQLNMAPENKFSIAGTQYFDLNDKGSIALTASYSYVGEQYSREFNRDDIDKVDSYDSIDARLSWTSPEEAFVIAAFVKNAGDERNVLRYSAPSTQTRMQAAELSDPITYGLQLRYSFY, via the coding sequence ATGTTAGTTACTGGCTTTAGTGCATCGGGTTACGCACAAGAAGATGCTGTTGATACAGATGAAGCTGGTATTGAAGTGATTCAGGTTACATCAACCAAACGGGCAACATCGTTGATGGAAACCGGTCAAGCGGTTAGTGCATTTAATGCGGATTCAATGGAAGATTTGGGCATTGATGATGCACAAGGCTTAGTTCAATATTCACCGTCACTGGTTATTACCTCAAATCGTGTCTCTATTCGTGGTGTTGGTCGTCCAACAACATCGTTAGGTTCAGATCCGGGTGTTGGTATTTATACTGACGGCGTTTATAACACTGAAAATGGTGTATTTAGCTATTGTAACTTTTGTGACGTTGACCGTATTGAGGTACTTCGTGGGCCGCAAGGTACATTGTATGGTCGCAATGCCGTCGGTGGTGCAATTAACTTTATCAGTACCGAGCCGCAAAAAGACTTTGGTGGATACATAAACCTAGAAGCAGGTAATGATGGCTATTTGTTAACTCAAGGCCAAGTAACCGGTGGTTTAGGTGATATTTTCTCCGCTATCGTAACGGTATCTAAAAAAGAACGTGACGCACTGCAAGAGAACATTGCTGAAGGTGTCGCTGACTTAGACGATGAAGACCGCACATATTATTCGGCGACATTGAAAGCGGATTGGAGTGAAAACTGGACCAGTTCATTACGTTATATGAACACCGATCGTGACGAAAATCCGTCTCCTGGTTATCTGCTAGACGAATACCCAACGGATTACATCAATATTGGCCCAGCCAATTTACCCGGCATGTATCCAAACTCCGTCGCATTGAATCATTTATCGGGTTACACCATGGCTAACCCAGCGGTTGATGACGAAAATAAAATCAATGTCGATACCGTCGGCCACTTAAGCTCTGAAACCGAGCGTTTTATCTTTACCAATGTCATCACTGTCGGCGACATTGATGTTAAATATATCTACGGTGATTACACCTTAGATTACGATTCATTGGCGGATGGTGATGTAACTAACGCCGCCTATGGTGCAATGGACTTCTCCATGATGTTCGCTGAAACAACCGGTGCATTTATTCCAGGCGGTCCGTTCTACCTACCGAACCCTATCACTGGCGAACCTATCACCTTAGCGTCAGATATGACGACAAGTATCAAACAAGACGTTGATACCAGTTCTCATGAATTGCAATTCATCTCGAATTTCGATGGTAACTTTAATTTTATTGCCGGTCTTTACTATTACAACAGTGAAGAGAGTCAATACAATGACTTTGTTGAACGTGGCTTTGGCTTAATGCAAGGCGATGCAATCAACGCGTACTATGGTTCTTTCCCACCTGAATTTGGTCTGCCGTCAGATACCGGTACATTCTTAGGTTTACCCGGTGTGCAATTGAGCTTGTATCAGTTTAATGCTGCATTGTTAGGTGGTGCACCATTTAAAGCCACGCCAGAAGGTGACGGAGGCTATCTATATTCAACTCAAAATGAATTAGAAACCACATCGAAAGCAGTTTACGGTCAAATTGAATATGACATGACAAATGAGCTGACATTAACCGCTGGCCTGCGCTATTCGGAAGATGAAAAAGAAGGTTCTGATGATGTTTTTACTTACTTATTTGTGCCGCAAACACAACACAAAGTAAAAGATGATTGGAGTAAAGTAACTTGGCGCCTACAAGCCGATTGGCAGATGAACCAAGACACTTTGTTATACGGTTACGTCGCAACAGGTTATCGTTCAGGTGGTTTCAACTTAGGTGCTGCGGCGACCGACGATCCTGACTTGGTTGATCCAGAAGAGCTTACAGCGTTTGAAGTTGGTTATAAAAAATCGATGTTTGATAATCGCGCGAATCTGTCTTTAGCCGCTTATTACTATGATTACACTGACTTACAGGTGCAGTCTGATAAGTTAGAATCCGGTGTTATTACATCGTCATTTGATAATGCCGCTGAGGCCTCCGTGCTTGGCCTTGAAGCTGAATTACAGTTTTTGCTTACCGATGATTTAGTGATCAATACCACCTATTCATATAACGAATCTGAATACGATGAATTTACCGCTATCGACTCTATCGCCTGTGCTTTTTATGGTGAATGTGAGATTCAAGACTTGTCGGGTAATCAGCTAAATATGGCACCTGAAAACAAGTTTAGTATCGCTGGTACGCAATACTTCGATTTGAACGACAAGGGTTCTATTGCTTTAACCGCAAGCTACTCCTATGTTGGCGAACAGTATTCTCGTGAATTTAACCGTGATGATATTGATAAAGTGGACAGTTATGACAGCATCGATGCCCGTTTAAGTTGGACATCGCCAGAAGAGGCCTTTGTGATTGCCGCGTTTGTGAAAAACGCTGGCGATGAGCGCAATGTACTTCGCTACAGCGCACCATCAACACAAACCCGAATGCAAGCGGCTGAATTATCCGATCCAATTACCTACGGATTGCAGTTGCGTTATAGCTTTTACTAA
- a CDS encoding Crp/Fnr family transcriptional regulator produces the protein MKQIEQVLKECSWFQGLPDNGVAELTKSARIKHYKDKTYLYRLEDTSNYVYCVLSGFVRVKISSIQGQEFAITEFSTGAWFGEFALTDKPIRMFEAQALEDSQLLEIPKHVVQNLADKHPVIYKNLFLEQTDRTAKMCELLAGMLFYPLSARVAGRLLWFAHHYGQQTELGVQINKKMSQQEIADLTLGSRQRVNKVIKTLESDGVIAIRGLRYLVKDMAALKEHTRLKND, from the coding sequence ATGAAACAAATTGAGCAAGTATTGAAAGAGTGTAGTTGGTTTCAAGGGCTTCCTGACAATGGGGTAGCTGAATTAACCAAGTCTGCACGCATAAAACACTACAAAGACAAAACATACCTATATCGATTAGAAGATACGTCAAATTATGTTTATTGCGTTTTGTCTGGCTTTGTTCGGGTCAAAATTAGCAGTATTCAAGGACAAGAATTTGCCATTACCGAGTTTTCTACCGGGGCTTGGTTTGGTGAGTTTGCTTTAACCGATAAGCCCATTCGTATGTTTGAAGCACAGGCACTAGAAGATTCTCAACTACTAGAAATTCCCAAGCACGTTGTACAAAATCTGGCTGATAAACATCCAGTTATTTATAAAAACTTATTTCTCGAGCAAACAGACCGTACCGCAAAAATGTGTGAATTACTTGCTGGAATGTTGTTCTATCCACTTAGTGCCAGAGTAGCCGGGCGACTGCTTTGGTTTGCACATCATTATGGTCAACAAACTGAGTTAGGTGTGCAGATTAACAAAAAGATGAGCCAACAAGAGATAGCCGATCTCACGCTAGGCTCTAGACAGCGAGTAAATAAAGTGATTAAAACTTTGGAAAGTGACGGCGTGATTGCCATCAGAGGCTTGCGCTATTTGGTTAAAGATATGGCGGCATTAAAAGAACATACTCGGCTTAAAAATGATTAA